The Clarias gariepinus isolate MV-2021 ecotype Netherlands chromosome 24, CGAR_prim_01v2, whole genome shotgun sequence region ATTGTAGTGTTGAGCTGCCTGGAGGAAAAAGACCAtggctgatttatttattttttatcccaGTCCAGCCCTGTCCACAATTACTAGTTGAAAGACTTCATTTCAGACTGTTTGAGTGTCTGTGGCTTTACAAACTCTGTTATCCAGTGACAAAAAAGTCGGTCAATGACTGAAAGATTCCCTTCGACACCTCTCCTGTTACAGCTGCTTTCTTTGACTCTGAGCTGCTCACAGCTTTCCCATAAACCTCTTTACACAGACTGTGAGTCTCTGTGAGGTCTGAAAATTTCTGTTTAAGAGTCTCCAGCTCTCTGTTCTTCTCCTCCATCTGTCTGCTGAACTCTTCCTGCATCTTTGTTTTTGAGGCCAAAATGTTTCTCTGGATTTCAGGCAGGATGAACTTCATGATGTTTCTTTCTGTCTCCATCCTGACCTCTCCTTCATACACCTCCCTGATCTCCTCCATCTCCTGTTGGTGCCTCTCCTCTATCtctcttctctccctctctctcttttcttttagtttcttcaccttttcttccatttctgtCCTTCGCTCTACCTCTTGTTTCAGCTCCCTCTCaagttctctttttttctcttcatctctctcttctttcaccTTTCTCTCTAGTTCAGTTGTTCGGTCATTCAGTTGTCTGATGTCTCTTTTATGCTCCTGGATCACTCCCTCTATCTTTTTCAGAGAGTCCTGCACCTCCTTATCTATTCTTTCCTTTATTTCCATCTCCTCTCTCATTCTTTTGTCTTCTCTTTCCTTCAGGATCTTAGTCTCCATTGCTTTAATTTGAGATTCTGTCTCCAGGTAGATCTCACTGCTGTAGAATTTCTCTCTGCTTCCTTCCACCATCTTCTCTATCTTCTCCAGCAGCTCCGAGACCTGAGAACCATCTACAATCTCTTTAACGTAGAGGCAGTGAAACCTGTTCTCACATTTCTCCACTAGTCTCTGGACCTCCTGGTCTCCTGATTGGATAAACCCATCAATGTTCTTCTTCTGAACATCATCAGTAACACTGAATATAATCATGGTGTTTCTCCAACATCTCTCTCCAAAAATCTCCTCCATTTTCTCCAGCatccctctctcctctcctgCAGGCTTCT contains the following coding sequences:
- the LOC128512035 gene encoding uncharacterized protein LOC128512035 isoform X2, with the protein product MSKSLQHKDQQLEDYKRQIENKDTELRNREKIIEDKDAQLKDTNTRLEKTSKELEERDRALHERDQQLKLKDTQIQETQIQVEEKDNRLVEKEKEFNEKNEELKILKERLETNEKTLSERDAVLMETNNKLQHATEQVKEKISQLENMNKLLSKKAELEEKTKQLQEQTDPESSVPLRRRNSKEALPQNMSGETQDSAAPIRRRNSTEAIRPTLGEESSSPHSSVSVPVAELRLVLLGRTGSGKSAAGNTILSREERNQAATSTSTSTQQSESTQGEVAGRKVTVVDTPDWFSPGLSLEKLRHDVGLCMHLSAPGPHVFLLVIPVKKPAGEERGMLEKMEEIFGERCWRNTMIIFSVTDDVQKKNIDGFIQSGDQEVQRLVEKCENRFHCLYVKEIVDGSQVSELLEKIEKMVEGSREKFYSSEIYLETESQIKAMETKILKEREDKRMREEMEIKERIDKEVQDSLKKIEGVIQEHKRDIRQLNDRTTELERKVKEERDEEKKRELERELKQEVERRTEMEEKVKKLKEKRERERREIEERHQQEMEEIREVYEGEVRMETERNIMKFILPEIQRNILASKTKMQEEFSRQMEEKNRELETLKQKFSDLTETHSLCKEVYGKAVSSSESKKAAVTGEVSKGIFQSLTDFFVTG